In Candidatus Methylomirabilota bacterium, a single genomic region encodes these proteins:
- a CDS encoding IS110 family transposase, giving the protein QRFVAAGRPGKLAVTAAMRKLLVMLNAILRDRRPWQPA; this is encoded by the coding sequence TCAGCGGTTCGTCGCCGCCGGCCGGCCCGGCAAGCTCGCGGTGACGGCCGCGATGCGAAAGCTCCTCGTCATGCTCAACGCCATCCTCCGCGACAGACGCCCATGGCAACCCGCTTGA